The sequence TGCCAGCCGACCCAGCCGAAGGCCGCCCCCAGCACCATCAGCAGAGGAATCAGGGCGGGTGTCTGGGCGAGGTGAACGGTGCTGCCGTCCAGATACAGCAGGGGCGCTGCCAGACCCGCTGCGGTGGCCGCCCCGGTTGCCGCGTGCCAGCCGAGCTTCTGCCAGCCCGCCAGCACGGCGCTCACGGTCAGCCCGGCCAGCGGCGCGAACATCGGCATCAGGAAGGGGATGTACGCGAATCCTCTGGCATCAGGCCGAACCTCGTAGCCCAGCGAGTGCGCGTACAGCTGATCGAACAGCGGAATGCCGTACCAGTGGAAGGTGCGGAACGCGGCAAACACCAGCGTCATGGCGAGTACCCACCAGACGGTGCGGGTCACAGCCGCCACCAGCAGCATCGCCACCGAGAAGAACAGCACGGGGAAGACCACAAACTGCACGTTCTGATGCATCTCCAGCAGCAGGAACGTCAGAACCGGCAACGCGAACCCCAGGCTGACGGCGACGCTGACGCTGAATTCCAGTGGGCGAATGCGCTGGCCCTGCACGAACATCAGGGTCGTACCGCCCATGCAGGCGAGCAGCGACACCAGCAGCCCGATATGCGGCGGTGAATTTAGCGTCACGTCAAAGCCGTATTTTGTGTGCCACCACTGATCGAACAGGCCGAACAGCAGAAAACTCAGTGCCCCCAGTCCAGTGATCACGAAGCCGGTCGGCGCGTGAAAACGGCCTCCGAGCACCGGAATCCACGACGGATCGGCGTGGGTACGGAAGCGGCTGGAGCTGATCAGCGAGACGGTCAGGCAGGCCAGTCCGGTCAGGGTCGAGCCGGAGTAGACGAACAGATGCGGCAGCGTCCAGAAGGTATCCGGGCCGACGTCGGCGTGCCACTGGATATCCCAGCTCAGGCCGAAGAAACTGAGCATGATTCCCAGCAGCGTCAGCAGCGCCCCGACACGCTCGAAACGGGGCCGGGTCAGAACGAACGGAGAGAGGGGCGGGGCCGGATCTGCGATCATACGGGCATCCTCCTGACGAGCACACGCTGAACAACCCCGAACCGCTCTGAAGGCTGGAAACGCTGGTCTGTCACGGCTCGCACCATGATACCGGGAAGCCCCCGCGCCAAAAGGAAGGCCGGGCAGCGTGGAGGCACCCGCCCAGAAAGAGCTGTGAAGCGGCTGGCCGAATGAACCTCGTCAGCTCTTCAGGTGGCCCGCTCTTCACCCAGTCCCAGCATCAGCAGGGCCGGGCCGGGCCTCGGAGTCGGGACGGTGCGCCGCACAGCTGTCGCGGTAGCGACGTGCTCGTGGCTGGGGGCCAGCCAACGCTCACCGCCGATGGTGAGCTGAAGATCGAGCAGGCCGCAGGCTTCCAGCTCGCGGGCCATGCGCTGGAGCTGGCCGACTGCCCGGTTTCGCAGCGAGGTCGTCGAGAGGGTCAGGGCTGACAGTTCCGCCGCTGTCCACCACGCGCCGCTTCCCTGCTCTCCCGGAACCGTTCGCAGGTACGGAGCAGTGACGCTGCTGATCAGGGCCTGAAGCGGCCAGAAGCCCCGGTTCGATAGCAGCACCAGATCGGCGGCCCCAAACGTGGCGCTGAACGGCAGGGCCACTTCCCGGCCCCTCGGTCGCGTCTGCGGTGCCGAACCGTCTTCAGCCGCCCTGATCCGGCGCATGCCCTGTCCGGTGGCCCGGAATTCTACGCCGGGTGTTCGGAAGCCCTCGATATGGGGGTGGGCGCTGAATTTCACGTTCAGCAGGCCGTCCAGCCCTTCCCGCGCTGCGTGCTGGTGCATCGCCTGAGCAGCAGCAGCGCGTGCCAGTTCGACCGATCTGCGAAACAGCTGACGATCTGAAAAACTGTCGGTCAGCTCTCGCTGCGTCTGTTCCTGAAACAGAAAGCGCGTGGTTGTGGACTCCTTTTCCTCAATCCGAACCAGCGGAAGGATGCTGAGGCCCACCACCGACATGGCCGGAACGTAGCCCACCTGTGCGAGCAGAGAACTGTCGGAGACCGAACCGCCGGAAGGGGAGTCGGGAAAGTGCAGGCTCGTGGGCGTGACCCGCTCAGTCATTCAGGCTGAGGGTCAGGCTGGTCTGAAGGGCCGGAGACGGCTCGGCCACCTTCCTGACGCCTGTTCCGACTGCCAGAAACTCGAACACGTGGTTGTCCCAGTTGCGGCTGCTCTCGCTGACCGTGACGCCCACGATGCCGGTGGCTCCCGCCCGCAGCGCTTCTTCCTGCATGCGGCCCATCGCCAGTTCGCGGGCCTGATACAGCCCCTGGGTGTAATTGACCATCTCGGTGTTCTGGGCCAGCGTCCTCAGGCTCTGCAACAGTCCCTGGTGGGCAACGTGATACACGCAGGTTCCCATGACCAGACTGACAGGACGGTATCCGGCGCGGTGCAGCTTATACAGATCCTGGCCCGAGAGGTCGCTGGTAAACGGCTGTCCACCTGCCCGGCGTTCGGCCTTCGGGGTACGGACAGCCGTTCCCACCGCGATGAATTCCGACAGGCTGCTCTCCAGTCCCAGATGCTGCCCACCGATGTCGAGCCGCATGCCGACGATGCCGTCAGCGCCCAGGTACCGCGCCTCTTCGATCATGCGGTTCATCGCCAGATGCCGCGCGTTGTACATCGCCTGCGTCAGCACGGTCAGTTCCAGACTCTCTCGCCAGCGGGCCGCCTGAAAGCCCAGGTGGTAGACGCTGGTGCCCATCGCCAGCCCAATCGGTTCGTAGCCGAGTTCTTCCAGCAGCAGGAACTCGGACACCGACAGGTCGCTGCTGAAGAGGTTCTGCTTGTTTTCGTCGAGACGGACGGACGTTTCTCTGCTCAGACTCATGGGGCCTCCGGGGTAAGGAAAAAGGAACGGGAACGATGTCAGAGCAGAGAGCGGGCGGATTGACCGACCTGAGCAGACTGGGCCGCCAGTGCCTCCAGCAGCAGGCGAATCCATTCATCCTGGCGCAGTTCCTGGTGAGCCAGATCGACGCCGCTGACATGGTGAACCGTGCGGTAATGCACCTGCCCATTCTGAACGAGCAGATCGAAATGATCGCCGCCCAGTTTGATTCGCAGCCGGGCCAGCGCCGGACGACCGAACGGCCAGCGGCGCTGATCGGTGCGGTGCGTGAGGTGAGGCAGCAGCTGCTGAAGGCGGGCGGCGAGCTGTTCGGCCTGCTCCAGAGCGCCGTGGTGTTCAAGCCTCAGATTGGCTGCAAAAACGTCGAGGGCAAGGTCTTCATCGAGTCCACCAGGATCAAAGGAACTGGCCATGTGCCGAGCCTAGCACCGAACGCTGCGCGGGTGACCCTGCCCTGACCACGCCGCCGGGAAAGCGCGAAAGGCTGGGCAGCACAGAGAATTGCCCAGCGTCTTACCGTGCGTCTGAAGCGCTGGCGATGTCCGGGAAGTGCAGCCGCTGTACCGCTGCGGCGTGCTGCTGTTTGGCCCGCCCGGTTTCGAGTGCTTGAATCCCGCTGCCGTGTGGCCGTAGCGCATCCACCGCTGCGGGCAGGGTCGGATAGAACCCGGCGGCAGGCATCGCCAGGATCGCTGCGCCTTCGGCTGCGCCCGGCTCCTGCTCCTGAGCGGAACGCTGCACGGCTGCGCCCAGGGCACCCGCGACCAGCCCCAGCCAGAAGTCGCTGCGGGCACCGCCGCCCGTCGCTAGGAACGAGGCCGGGTGCGCGAGCGGTTTCATGATCTCGAAGGTGTCCGACAGGGCCAGCACGGTGCCTTCCAGCAGCGCCCGCACGAGGTGGCCGCGCCCATGCGCCAGACTCAGCCCGGTGAAGCTGGCCCGCAGATCCGGGTTCATCCACGGGCTGCGTTCGCCCGACAGGTACGGCAGGAAGGTCACGCCGTCTGCGCCGTCGGGGATAGCTGCCGCTTCTGCCAGCAGGGTATCAAAGCTGGTGTCCGGGGCCAGTCGGTCGCGGAACCACTGAAGCGCACCTGCCGCGCTCAGGGTGACGCCCAGCAGGTTGTATCCGCCGTCTGCGTGGGCAAACAGATGAACCCGGCCCTCGGGGTCAGGCGTGGGCTGGGCCAGCGGCGCGAACAGCACCCCGGACGTTCCCAGACTGACGCTGCCGATCTCGGGCCGCCCGGATTGCAGCCCCAGGGCAATGCCCGCCGCCGCGTTGTCACCGCCGCCCGCCACCACCGGAAGCCCCGCCGGAAGCCCGGTAGACGCCGCCAGTTCTGCTGTCAGCTTGCCCACCACGTCCCACGAGTTCAGCACCTGCGGAAACAGCGAAGCTGGCAGATTCAGCGCGTCCAGTACGTCCTGATCCCACTGTTTGGTCGCCAGATTCAGCGCCCCGACGCCCGACGCGTCCGAGGGTTCGGTGGCTATCTGCCCGGTCAGCACGTAGGCCAGATAATCCTTGGGCAGCAGCACATGCCGCGTCCGGGCAAAGGCGTCAGGTTCGGCCTGCCGCAGCCACAGCAGCTTGGGAAGTTGGAATCCGGTCACGGCGCGGTTGCCGGTGCGGGCGATCAGTTCGGCGCGGGGCAGGCTGCGCTCAATCTCCTGCACGGCGTCGGCGGTGCGCTGGTCGTTCCACAGTGGAGCCGGGCGAATCACCTCGCCGTGTGCGTCCAGAAACACCGCGCCGTGCATCTGCCCGCTCAGTCCCAGGGCCAGCGGGGTGTGTCCGGCAGCCTGAAGGTGAGCGCTCACTTCGCGCAGGGCGTTCAGCGTGGCCTGCACCCAGTCGTGGGGGCGCTGCTCTGTCCAGCCGGGCTGCGGTGTCAGAAGGGGATAGGTGTGGGTGGCCTGCGCGAGCGTCTGTCCACTCAGGCTCAGCGCCACCACTTTGACCCCGCTGGTGCCCAGATCAAGACCCAGGGTGACGGAAGCCGCCACGACTTACCGGACGCCCAGCAGCAGTTCGATGGTGAGCTGATCGAGCTGTTCCAGGCCCGGCCCGCGTGCGCCCAGCATCGCCCGGTCAACACTCCGGGCCTTGAGCGCCTGCGCCTTCTCGGGGGTGAATCCCCGGCTCAGTGTCTCCAGTTCGCTGTCCTGCACACGGTACGCCTGAAGCGCCGCCTGAATCTCGCTGTCCTCGTCAAACTGCCGGGCTTTTTCCTTCAGGATCAGGTAGGTGCGCATGCAGCCCCGCGCAAACGCCCACACGCCCGCTTCGTCCTCGGTGCGCAGCGCGTGGGCGTCGAACTGCTTTGGCCCGGCGTAGCCGCTGTTTTCCAGCAGCTTGACCAGCATGAAGGCGGTCTTGATGTTCTCGGCCCCGAAGCGCAGATCCTGATCGAAGCGGCCCATCTTCTGATCGTTCAGATCGATGTGGAACAGCTTGCCCGCGTCGATGATCTGGGCCACCGCATGCGCGAAATTCAGGCCTGCCATGGTGTCGTGGGCAAATTCCGGATTGACGCCGAAGAGGTCGGGTTGATCGAGCGTCGGAATGAAGCCCAGCATGCTGCCAGCGGTGGGAAAGAAGATGTCGCCGCGCGGCTCGTTGGGCTTGGGTTCCAGCGCGAAGCGGTAGCCGTAGCCCTGCGACTGGCTGTATTCGGCCAGAAAGTTCAGACTGTCGCGGAACCATGCCAGGGCGTCGAGGAGCTTGCCGCTCGCATCGACTTCGGTGCCCTCACGGCCCCCCCAGAAGACGTAGGTGGTCGCGCCGAGTTCGTGGCCCAGGTCCATGCTCAGCATGGTCTTTTGCAGCGCGTAGGCACGCACGCGGGCATCGGCGGAGGTAAACGCGCCGTCTTTGAAGGCGGGGTCGGAGAACAGGTTGGTCGTCGCCATCGGCACCACCAGTCCGTGACCTGACAGCGCGGCCCGGAAGTCGCTCACCAGTCGGTCGCGTTCGGCGGCGCTGGCTCCAATCGGCACCAGATCGTTGTCGTGCAGGTTGATGCCGTACGCGCCGAGTGCGGCGAGCTTCTGGGCGATGTACGGAGCGCTCATAGGTTGACGGGTCGGCTCACCGAAGGGGTCGCGGCCCACGTTGCCGACGGTCCAGAGGCCGAAGGTGAATTTATCTGCGGGGGTGGGAGTGTAGTCGGTCATGGTGGGTGCTCCTGAAAGGGGGAATGGGTCTGCCTGCTGTGCCAGTCGGCTTTCTCAGGACTGCGCGGAAGCGGTCAGGCGGGGGTGGCGCGGCTGCGGGCAACCTTTCCGGCGATGATCATTTCCAGCACCTCGTCCTGGGTGATCTCGGCGCTCAGGGCGCTGCCGACCACCTTGCCGTTCTTCATCACGGTCAGGCGGTCTGCCAGATCGAACACGTCGTGCATGTCGTGGCTGATCAGAAAAATCCCCACGCCTTCCTGTTTCAGCGACTGAATCAGTTCGTTCACCTGGGCGGTTTCCTGTGGCCCGAGCGCGGCGGTCGGCTCGTCCATGATCAGCACCCGCGCTTTGAAATAGATGGCGCGGCTGATGGCGATGCACTGACGCTGCCCGCCCGACAGGTTGAAGACTGGCTTTCTCAGGTCGGGCAGATTGACTTTCAGGCGGTCGAGCACCTTGCGCGATTCGAGTTCCATGGTGTCTTCGTCGAGCACGCCGCCCCGCAGCAGCTCGCGTCCCAGGAAGATATTGGCGGCCACGTCGAGATTGTCGGCCAGCGCGAGATTCTGATAGATGGTCTCGATGCCCAGGCGCTGCGCGGCGCGGGGGCTGCCCAGCTGCACTTCCTGGCCGTTCATCAGCACCTGTCCGGCGTCGGGAGTATACGCGCCCGACAGCATCTTGATAAGCGTGGATTTCCCGGCTCCGTTGTGGCCCAGCAGTGCCAGCACCTCGCCGGGCATCAGGTGGACACTCACGTCTTCGAGCGCGTGAATGCCGCCGAAGCTCTTGAAGATATTGCGCGTCTCGATGAGCGGCAGAACCGAAGTGGGCGTGTGGTTGGGCGATGTCATTTGAGTCTCCGCTTCTGAACTACCACGTCGAGCGTCACGGCCAGCATCAGCACCAGGCCCTGCACCACGTTCTGCCACGCACTGGGCAGGTCGAGCAGCAGCATGCCGTTGATCAGGCTCGCCATCAGCACCGCACCCAGAAACGCGCCCGGAATGCTGCCACTGCCGCCCGACAGCGACGCGCCGCCGATCACGGCGGCCGCGATGACGCTCAGTTCGGCCAGCGTACCGGTCGAGTTGGTGCCGGCGTTCAGGCGGGCGGTCTGGATGGCACCAGCCAGGGCTGCCAGCAGGCCCATCAGCCCGAAGACCATGACCGTCAGGCGGGTGGTGTTGATACCGGCCAGCCGCGCTGCCTCTGGGTTGCCGCCGTAGGCGAACACGTACCGTCCGAAGCGGGTGGCACGCACCACCCACATCATCAGGGCCGTGACCGCCAGCATGATGATGACCGGCACCGGAATGCCGCGTGGTTGGCCGCTCCGGGGGTCGGCGTAGCCGTTCATGACCAGCACGAAGCCCAGCACCAGCAGCAGGCTCGCCCCGGTCACCACGCCCTGAAGCAGCGGCGTGCGGTTGGGAAGGCCGCGCCGCGCCCGCTGCTGAAACGTGCGGAGGTCGGACACGACGATCACGGCCATCAGCAGCACCCCGACGATCCAGCTCCACAGGCCGCCAATCGAGCCGTTCAGCCCGCCGCCCAGAATCTGAAAACTGTCACTCAGCGGGGCCACCGTCTGACCGCTGGTCAGCAGCCACGCGCCGCCCCGGAAGATCAGCAGGCCGCCCAGCGTCACGATG comes from Deinococcus ruber and encodes:
- a CDS encoding sugar ABC transporter permease, coding for MQHVNTTAVPRIPVLARLGIDSRLLFMMLAIAIIWIAFHLLTGGIFLTSRNLWNLSVQTASVGVMVSGMVLIIVMRNIDLSIGSILGFSGMAMAVINSRFFPQDTWWGAVLTLLIGLVIGGLIGVVQGTWIARLGVPSFIVTLGGLLIFRGGAWLLTSGQTVAPLSDSFQILGGGLNGSIGGLWSWIVGVLLMAVIVVSDLRTFQQRARRGLPNRTPLLQGVVTGASLLLVLGFVLVMNGYADPRSGQPRGIPVPVIIMLAVTALMMWVVRATRFGRYVFAYGGNPEAARLAGINTTRLTVMVFGLMGLLAALAGAIQTARLNAGTNSTGTLAELSVIAAAVIGGASLSGGSGSIPGAFLGAVLMASLINGMLLLDLPSAWQNVVQGLVLMLAVTLDVVVQKRRLK
- a CDS encoding ATP-binding cassette domain-containing protein, with protein sequence MTSPNHTPTSVLPLIETRNIFKSFGGIHALEDVSVHLMPGEVLALLGHNGAGKSTLIKMLSGAYTPDAGQVLMNGQEVQLGSPRAAQRLGIETIYQNLALADNLDVAANIFLGRELLRGGVLDEDTMELESRKVLDRLKVNLPDLRKPVFNLSGGQRQCIAISRAIYFKARVLIMDEPTAALGPQETAQVNELIQSLKQEGVGIFLISHDMHDVFDLADRLTVMKNGKVVGSALSAEITQDEVLEMIIAGKVARSRATPA
- a CDS encoding heavy metal-binding domain-containing protein: MSLSRETSVRLDENKQNLFSSDLSVSEFLLLEELGYEPIGLAMGTSVYHLGFQAARWRESLELTVLTQAMYNARHLAMNRMIEEARYLGADGIVGMRLDIGGQHLGLESSLSEFIAVGTAVRTPKAERRAGGQPFTSDLSGQDLYKLHRAGYRPVSLVMGTCVYHVAHQGLLQSLRTLAQNTEMVNYTQGLYQARELAMGRMQEEALRAGATGIVGVTVSESSRNWDNHVFEFLAVGTGVRKVAEPSPALQTSLTLSLND
- the xylB gene encoding xylulokinase, translating into MAASVTLGLDLGTSGVKVVALSLSGQTLAQATHTYPLLTPQPGWTEQRPHDWVQATLNALREVSAHLQAAGHTPLALGLSGQMHGAVFLDAHGEVIRPAPLWNDQRTADAVQEIERSLPRAELIARTGNRAVTGFQLPKLLWLRQAEPDAFARTRHVLLPKDYLAYVLTGQIATEPSDASGVGALNLATKQWDQDVLDALNLPASLFPQVLNSWDVVGKLTAELAASTGLPAGLPVVAGGGDNAAAGIALGLQSGRPEIGSVSLGTSGVLFAPLAQPTPDPEGRVHLFAHADGGYNLLGVTLSAAGALQWFRDRLAPDTSFDTLLAEAAAIPDGADGVTFLPYLSGERSPWMNPDLRASFTGLSLAHGRGHLVRALLEGTVLALSDTFEIMKPLAHPASFLATGGGARSDFWLGLVAGALGAAVQRSAQEQEPGAAEGAAILAMPAAGFYPTLPAAVDALRPHGSGIQALETGRAKQQHAAAVQRLHFPDIASASDAR
- the xylA gene encoding xylose isomerase, producing MTDYTPTPADKFTFGLWTVGNVGRDPFGEPTRQPMSAPYIAQKLAALGAYGINLHDNDLVPIGASAAERDRLVSDFRAALSGHGLVVPMATTNLFSDPAFKDGAFTSADARVRAYALQKTMLSMDLGHELGATTYVFWGGREGTEVDASGKLLDALAWFRDSLNFLAEYSQSQGYGYRFALEPKPNEPRGDIFFPTAGSMLGFIPTLDQPDLFGVNPEFAHDTMAGLNFAHAVAQIIDAGKLFHIDLNDQKMGRFDQDLRFGAENIKTAFMLVKLLENSGYAGPKQFDAHALRTEDEAGVWAFARGCMRTYLILKEKARQFDEDSEIQAALQAYRVQDSELETLSRGFTPEKAQALKARSVDRAMLGARGPGLEQLDQLTIELLLGVR